The proteins below are encoded in one region of Streptomyces marianii:
- a CDS encoding transcriptional regulator, with protein MLLRLASERATGALLRDRGTLYLVEGRVVHAESPTAPGIDVLLAATGRLRAEGWTEALREAGANGAVGRYLVDSGLVSGGELEICHLGALFDAAFFALAPSNGPTRFRYGVAHWIGPVRPVAAEVVERETLRRRALLDRLWAHPETDTAPVVPSPRPAPVRAAPRQRAVLDLADGVRTPADIARALGRPAFHTLVDVRRLAAAGLVETPRPSAMAPDPPLDVARVMEVSADPDIALLRRLRDALEATL; from the coding sequence ATGCTGCTGCGGCTGGCCTCCGAACGGGCCACCGGCGCCCTCTTACGGGACCGGGGAACGCTTTACCTCGTCGAGGGCCGCGTCGTCCACGCCGAGAGCCCCACCGCTCCGGGGATCGACGTCCTGCTCGCCGCGACCGGGCGGCTGCGCGCCGAGGGCTGGACGGAGGCTCTCCGCGAGGCCGGGGCGAACGGCGCGGTGGGCCGGTACCTCGTCGACAGCGGTCTGGTGTCCGGGGGCGAGCTGGAGATATGCCATCTCGGTGCGCTCTTCGACGCGGCGTTCTTCGCCCTCGCACCGAGCAACGGCCCCACCCGCTTCCGCTACGGCGTGGCCCACTGGATAGGCCCGGTACGGCCCGTGGCAGCCGAAGTGGTCGAGCGCGAGACCCTGCGGCGCCGGGCCCTGCTGGACCGTCTCTGGGCGCATCCGGAGACGGACACCGCGCCCGTGGTGCCCTCCCCCCGGCCCGCCCCGGTGCGGGCCGCCCCGCGGCAGCGCGCCGTCCTCGACCTGGCCGACGGGGTGCGCACCCCCGCCGACATCGCCCGGGCCCTGGGACGTCCCGCGTTCCACACCCTCGTCGACGTACGCCGGCTGGCTGCGGCCGGGCTCGTCGAGACTCCTCGCCCGAGCGCCATGGCGCCCGACCCGCCACTCGATGTCGCGCGCGTGATGGAGGTGTCCGCGGATCCGGACATCGCCCTGCTCCGCCGGCTCCGTGACGCCCTGGAGGCAACGCTGTGA
- a CDS encoding allantoate amidohydrolase: protein MDAPAAVGSAAPRPRSFQEMWADLQGIGRDASSGGYRRYAWTGADADCRDWFREQAEARGLAHETDRNGNQWAWLGDPTAGDAVVTGSHLDSVPDGGAFDGPLGVVSSFAALDELRRRGVEFTRPLAITNFGDEEGARFGLACVGSRLTAGQLTKEQAYALRDADGVSLPEAMEAAGQDPETIGADPERLARIGAFVELHVEQGRALDVSGDPVGIASAIWPHGRWRFDFRGEANHAGTTRLADRRDPMLTYAETVLAARREAELAGALATFGKVSVEPNGVNAIPSLVRGWLDSRAADQATLDTVVAAIEQAAKDRAQRDGVDLAVVRESSTPVVEFGHALRDEIGRLLGGRAPLLGTGAGHDAGILSAAVPTAMLFVRNPTGVSHSPAEYAAEDDCVAGVLALADVLEGLACR, encoded by the coding sequence ATGGACGCCCCCGCCGCGGTCGGCTCGGCGGCCCCGCGGCCCCGCTCGTTCCAGGAGATGTGGGCCGATCTGCAGGGCATCGGCCGGGACGCGAGCAGCGGCGGATACCGCCGCTACGCCTGGACGGGGGCCGACGCCGACTGCCGCGACTGGTTCAGGGAGCAGGCCGAGGCCCGCGGCCTCGCCCACGAGACCGACCGCAACGGCAACCAGTGGGCCTGGCTGGGCGACCCCACCGCCGGTGACGCCGTCGTCACCGGCTCCCATCTGGATTCCGTGCCCGACGGCGGCGCCTTCGACGGCCCCCTCGGCGTCGTGTCCTCCTTCGCCGCACTCGACGAACTCCGCCGCAGAGGTGTGGAGTTCACCCGGCCCCTCGCGATCACCAACTTCGGTGACGAGGAGGGTGCCCGCTTCGGCCTGGCCTGCGTCGGCTCCCGTCTCACGGCCGGGCAGCTGACGAAGGAGCAGGCGTACGCGCTGCGCGACGCCGACGGCGTGAGCCTGCCCGAGGCCATGGAGGCGGCCGGCCAGGACCCGGAGACCATCGGCGCCGACCCCGAACGCCTGGCCCGCATCGGCGCGTTCGTGGAACTGCACGTCGAGCAGGGCCGTGCCCTGGACGTCTCAGGCGACCCCGTCGGGATCGCCAGCGCCATCTGGCCGCACGGCCGCTGGCGCTTCGACTTCCGGGGCGAGGCCAACCACGCGGGCACCACCCGCCTCGCCGACCGCCGCGACCCGATGCTGACGTACGCGGAGACCGTCCTCGCCGCCCGCCGCGAGGCCGAACTCGCGGGCGCCCTCGCCACCTTCGGCAAGGTCTCCGTCGAGCCGAACGGCGTCAACGCCATCCCGTCCCTCGTCCGCGGCTGGCTCGACTCGCGCGCCGCCGACCAGGCCACCCTCGACACGGTCGTCGCCGCGATCGAGCAGGCCGCCAAGGACCGTGCCCAGCGCGACGGCGTCGACCTCGCCGTCGTACGGGAGTCGTCCACCCCGGTCGTCGAGTTCGGGCACGCGCTGCGCGACGAGATCGGCCGGCTGCTGGGCGGACGGGCCCCGCTGCTCGGGACCGGCGCCGGACACGACGCGGGAATCCTCTCCGCGGCCGTGCCGACCGCCATGCTGTTCGTACGGAACCCGACGGGCGTGTCCCACTCCCCGGCCGAGTACGCGGCCGAGGACGACTGCGTCGCCGGGGTCCTCGCACTCGCCGACGTACTGGAGGGCCTCGCGTGCAGGTGA
- a CDS encoding RNA-guided endonuclease InsQ/TnpB family protein — protein sequence MRLRYSFRVYPNAPQRTALAKAFGCARVVWNDGLCLRQDAYKQGVERPKAAELSKRLVAEAKKTEERAWLSEVSAVVLQQSLRDLETAYSNFFASKNGTRKGPKTGPPKFKKKTSRQAIRFTTNARFSVTADGKLRLPKIGDVEVRWSRDLPSAPSSVTIIKDAAGRYFASFVVEAEGKPLPELDLDDTETGIDLGLSTYAVLRGRKVSSSKFFRRQAEKLKRAQRKLSRARKGSNNRRKAKLAVAKIHARIADQRRDFIEQETTKITRESQAVYLEDLNVKGMGTAKGKRGKSVHDQSLSMFARTLEAKCARYGRTFAKASRWFPSTQLCSACGSIEGPKGLEGLKVRNWVCSCGAAHNRDENAELNLRREGRRIVAEGRPDT from the coding sequence ATGCGGCTCAGGTACTCCTTCCGTGTGTACCCGAACGCTCCTCAGCGCACGGCGTTGGCGAAGGCGTTCGGGTGTGCCCGCGTGGTCTGGAACGACGGGCTGTGTCTGCGCCAGGACGCCTACAAGCAGGGCGTGGAGCGGCCGAAGGCGGCGGAGCTGTCGAAGCGGTTGGTCGCCGAGGCGAAGAAGACCGAGGAACGGGCCTGGCTGTCCGAGGTGTCGGCCGTGGTCCTCCAGCAGTCCCTGCGGGACCTGGAGACCGCCTACTCCAACTTCTTCGCGTCGAAGAACGGCACCCGCAAGGGTCCGAAGACGGGGCCGCCGAAGTTCAAGAAGAAGACCAGCCGCCAGGCGATCCGGTTCACCACGAACGCTCGCTTCTCCGTGACCGCTGACGGCAAGCTCCGCCTGCCGAAGATCGGTGACGTGGAAGTCCGCTGGTCCCGAGACCTTCCCTCCGCTCCGTCGTCCGTGACGATCATCAAGGACGCAGCCGGCAGGTACTTCGCCAGCTTCGTCGTGGAGGCCGAGGGCAAGCCGCTGCCGGAGCTGGACCTGGACGACACCGAGACCGGTATCGACCTGGGCCTGTCGACCTACGCGGTCCTGCGCGGCCGGAAGGTCAGCTCGTCGAAGTTCTTCCGCCGCCAGGCCGAGAAGCTCAAGCGGGCTCAGCGCAAGCTGTCCCGAGCCCGGAAAGGCTCGAACAACCGTCGCAAGGCCAAGCTCGCCGTAGCGAAGATCCATGCACGCATCGCCGACCAGCGACGCGACTTCATCGAGCAGGAAACCACCAAGATCACGCGCGAGAGCCAAGCCGTGTACCTGGAAGACCTGAACGTGAAGGGCATGGGGACGGCCAAGGGCAAGCGCGGCAAGTCCGTCCACGACCAGTCGCTCAGCATGTTCGCCCGCACCCTCGAAGCCAAATGCGCACGGTACGGACGCACCTTCGCCAAGGCCTCCCGCTGGTTCCCCAGCACGCAACTGTGCTCCGCCTGCGGGTCGATCGAGGGGCCGAAGGGACTGGAAGGACTCAAGGTCCGGAACTGGGTGTGCTCCTGCGGGGCAGCCCACAACCGGGACGAGAACGCAGAACTCAACCTCCGCCGTGAAGGACGGCGCATCGTGGCCGAGGGACGCCCGGACACGTAA
- the hutU gene encoding urocanate hydratase, whose amino-acid sequence MSGPRPVRAPRGTELSALGWQQEAALRMLQNNLDPEVAEHPDKLVVYGGTGKAARDWRSFDAMVRTLRTLKQDETMLVQSGRPVGVMQTHEWAPRVLIANSNLVGDWANWEEFRRLEALGLTMYGQMTAGSWIYIGTQGILQGTYETFAAVAAKKFGGTLAGTITLTAGLGGMGGAQPLAVTMNDGVAICVDCDPRAIERRIEHRYLDVRADSPEHALRLATEARDARRPLSIGVLGNAAELVPQLLAMGAPIDIVTDQTSAHDPLAYLPTGVDFDDMASYAAKDPAGFTTRARESMARHVEAMVGFMDAGAEVFDYGNSIRGEAQLAGYDRAFAFPGFVPAYIRPLFCEGRGPFRWAALSGDPADIARTDRAILDLFPENESLARWIRMAGERVHFQGLPARICWLGYGERDRAGERFNDMVASGELRAPLAIGRDHLDCGSVASPYRETEAMLDGSDAIADWPLLNAMVNVASGASWVSVHHGGGVGMGRSIHAGQVTVADGTGLAGEKIRRVLTNDPGMGVIRHVDAGYDIAESVSEAKGVRVPMREGDAR is encoded by the coding sequence ATGTCTGGACCCCGCCCCGTACGGGCACCGCGTGGTACGGAACTGAGCGCCCTTGGGTGGCAGCAGGAAGCCGCGCTGCGCATGCTCCAGAACAACCTCGACCCGGAGGTCGCCGAGCACCCCGACAAGCTCGTCGTCTACGGCGGCACCGGCAAGGCCGCCCGCGACTGGCGCTCCTTCGACGCGATGGTCCGCACGCTGAGGACGCTGAAGCAGGACGAGACGATGCTCGTCCAGTCCGGCCGCCCGGTCGGCGTGATGCAGACCCACGAGTGGGCGCCCCGCGTGCTGATCGCCAACTCCAACCTCGTCGGCGACTGGGCGAACTGGGAGGAGTTCCGGCGCCTGGAGGCCCTCGGCCTCACCATGTACGGCCAGATGACCGCCGGTTCCTGGATCTACATCGGCACCCAGGGCATCCTCCAGGGCACGTACGAGACCTTCGCGGCCGTGGCGGCCAAGAAGTTCGGCGGCACGCTGGCCGGCACGATCACGCTGACCGCCGGACTCGGCGGCATGGGCGGCGCCCAGCCGCTCGCCGTCACCATGAACGACGGCGTCGCCATCTGCGTCGACTGCGACCCGCGCGCGATCGAGCGCCGTATCGAGCACCGCTACCTCGACGTGAGGGCCGACAGCCCGGAGCACGCGCTCCGGCTGGCCACCGAGGCCCGTGACGCCCGCCGCCCGCTCTCCATCGGCGTGCTCGGCAACGCGGCCGAGCTGGTGCCGCAGCTGCTCGCGATGGGCGCGCCGATCGACATCGTCACCGACCAGACCTCCGCGCACGACCCGCTCGCCTACCTGCCGACGGGCGTCGACTTCGACGACATGGCCTCGTACGCGGCGAAGGACCCCGCCGGGTTCACCACCCGCGCCCGCGAGTCCATGGCCCGGCACGTCGAGGCCATGGTCGGCTTCATGGACGCGGGCGCCGAGGTCTTCGACTACGGCAACTCGATCCGCGGCGAGGCGCAACTGGCTGGATACGACAGGGCGTTCGCGTTCCCCGGCTTCGTCCCCGCCTACATCCGGCCCCTCTTCTGCGAGGGCAGGGGCCCGTTCCGCTGGGCCGCGCTCTCCGGCGACCCCGCCGACATCGCCAGGACCGACAGGGCGATCCTCGACCTCTTCCCGGAGAACGAGTCGCTGGCCCGCTGGATCAGGATGGCCGGCGAGCGCGTCCACTTCCAGGGCCTTCCGGCCCGTATCTGCTGGCTCGGCTACGGCGAGCGGGACCGCGCCGGCGAGCGGTTCAACGACATGGTCGCGAGCGGCGAGCTCCGGGCTCCGCTGGCCATCGGCCGCGACCACCTCGACTGCGGCTCCGTCGCCTCCCCGTACCGCGAGACCGAGGCGATGCTCGACGGCTCGGACGCCATCGCCGACTGGCCGCTGCTGAACGCCATGGTGAACGTGGCCTCCGGCGCCTCCTGGGTGTCGGTCCACCACGGCGGCGGCGTCGGCATGGGCCGTTCCATCCACGCCGGCCAGGTCACCGTCGCCGACGGCACCGGGCTCGCCGGCGAGAAGATCCGCCGGGTGCTGACGAACGACCCCGGGATGGGCGTCATCCGGCACGTCGACGCCGGTTACGACATCGCCGAGTCCGTTTCCGAGGCGAAGGGCGTCCGCGTCCCGATGCGGGAGGGTGACGCCCGGTGA
- a CDS encoding type III PLP-dependent enzyme domain-containing protein — MAHQASDRRDQAVRAAVEHGLLTETAPVAGLLDIAGVRASAAALRAAFEEITDAPVLHAFAVKAAPLVPVLRLLDSEGVGAEVASPGELALALAAGVRPERIVLDSPAKTRAELTEALGLGIAVNADNLQELDRIDDLIRSGSGSGSGSGSGSRGSQLGLRVNAQIGAGAIGALSTATATSKFGVALRDEGTRERVVRAYLDRPWLTRLHTHSGSQGLGLELMAHGVRAVYELAEEINAAAGRQQVDTVDIGGGLPVNFASDEETPTFSDYARALRDAVPGLFDGRYGLVTEFGRSLLAKHGTVLTRVEYTKTTGARPIAVTHAGVQVATRTVYDPASWPLRIAAYDAKGAPKAGAAVVQDVAGPACFAGDLLAEARELPLLEPGDVVAALDTGAYYFSSHYAYNSLARPGVHGFHADPGGVRFSTVRAPQTVREIVAESGGDRPDALL, encoded by the coding sequence ATGGCGCACCAGGCTTCAGACCGTCGTGACCAGGCCGTACGAGCGGCCGTGGAACACGGCCTGCTCACGGAGACCGCCCCCGTCGCCGGGCTTCTCGACATCGCCGGGGTGCGGGCCTCGGCCGCCGCGCTGCGGGCCGCCTTCGAGGAGATCACCGACGCCCCCGTCCTCCACGCCTTCGCCGTGAAGGCCGCACCGCTGGTGCCGGTGCTGCGACTGCTGGACTCCGAGGGCGTCGGGGCGGAGGTCGCGAGCCCGGGCGAGCTCGCGCTGGCGCTCGCCGCCGGAGTACGGCCGGAGCGGATCGTGCTGGACTCGCCGGCCAAGACCCGGGCCGAGCTGACCGAGGCGCTCGGCCTCGGGATCGCCGTCAACGCCGACAACCTCCAGGAACTCGACCGCATCGACGACCTGATCCGCTCCGGGTCCGGCTCCGGGTCCGGGTCCGGGTCCGGGTCCCGGGGTTCGCAGCTCGGGCTTCGCGTCAACGCGCAGATCGGCGCCGGCGCGATCGGGGCGCTGTCCACGGCCACCGCGACCTCGAAGTTCGGCGTCGCCCTGCGCGACGAGGGCACCCGCGAGCGCGTCGTGCGCGCGTACCTCGACCGGCCCTGGCTCACACGCCTGCACACCCACTCGGGCTCGCAGGGGCTGGGCCTGGAGCTCATGGCCCACGGGGTCCGGGCCGTGTACGAGCTGGCCGAGGAGATCAACGCGGCCGCCGGCCGGCAGCAGGTCGACACCGTCGACATCGGCGGCGGGCTGCCGGTCAACTTCGCCTCCGACGAGGAGACTCCGACCTTCTCCGACTACGCCCGGGCGCTGCGCGACGCGGTCCCCGGTCTGTTCGACGGCCGCTACGGGCTGGTCACCGAGTTCGGCCGGTCGCTGCTCGCCAAGCATGGCACGGTCCTCACCCGTGTCGAGTACACCAAGACCACCGGCGCCCGGCCCATCGCCGTCACCCACGCTGGTGTCCAGGTCGCCACCCGCACCGTGTACGACCCGGCCTCATGGCCGCTGCGGATCGCCGCGTACGACGCGAAGGGCGCGCCGAAGGCCGGTGCCGCCGTGGTCCAGGACGTCGCGGGGCCGGCCTGCTTCGCGGGCGACCTGCTGGCGGAGGCGCGGGAGCTGCCCCTGCTGGAGCCGGGCGACGTGGTCGCCGCGCTGGACACCGGGGCGTACTACTTCAGCAGCCACTACGCCTACAACAGCCTCGCCCGGCCGGGCGTCCACGGCTTCCACGCGGATCCTGGCGGGGTCCGGTTCTCGACCGTACGGGCGCCGCAGACGGTCCGGGAGATAGTGGCCGAGTCGGGCGGGGACCGGCCGGACGCACTGCTTTGA
- a CDS encoding roadblock/LC7 domain-containing protein: MTASTGVLDELHRLRNRLPQLTGALAASVDGLVLARDTPDAEAETIAALTAAALGVAVRLTEATGQGRFRELLVRGESGYVATYAAGTAAVLTVTAEPRVNVGRLHLEARRTGARIGELVNGALERP; encoded by the coding sequence ATGACCGCGAGCACCGGGGTCCTCGACGAACTGCATCGGTTGAGGAACCGGTTACCGCAGCTCACCGGCGCCCTCGCGGCCAGCGTGGACGGCCTCGTGCTGGCCAGGGACACACCGGACGCGGAGGCGGAGACGATCGCCGCGCTGACCGCCGCGGCACTCGGCGTCGCCGTGCGGCTCACCGAGGCGACCGGCCAGGGCCGCTTCCGTGAACTGCTCGTCCGAGGCGAGAGCGGCTATGTCGCGACGTACGCGGCGGGCACGGCCGCCGTGCTCACCGTGACCGCCGAACCGCGGGTCAACGTCGGCCGGTTGCATCTCGAGGCCCGCAGGACGGGGGCGCGCATCGGCGAACTCGTGAACGGAGCACTGGAACGCCCCTGA
- the tnpA gene encoding IS200/IS605 family transposase, with amino-acid sequence MAEYQNIRTGRHCTFVMHVHLVFVTKYRHNVFTNAHLKRMEEIMRSVCEDFETELVDFNGETNHVHLLVNFPPKVAVSKLVNSLKGVSSRRLRQEYPELVRHYWRAQRLWSGSYFAGSVDGAPPSAVRQYIEQQNRPL; translated from the coding sequence ATGGCTGAGTATCAGAACATCCGCACTGGTAGACACTGCACGTTCGTCATGCACGTGCACTTGGTTTTCGTGACGAAGTACCGGCACAACGTCTTCACCAACGCCCACTTGAAGCGCATGGAGGAGATCATGCGCAGCGTCTGCGAGGACTTCGAAACCGAGCTGGTCGACTTCAACGGCGAGACCAATCACGTGCACCTACTGGTGAACTTCCCGCCCAAGGTCGCCGTCTCCAAGCTGGTCAACAGCCTCAAGGGCGTCAGCTCACGCAGGCTCCGCCAGGAGTACCCAGAGCTGGTCCGGCACTACTGGCGGGCACAGCGCCTGTGGTCCGGCTCCTACTTCGCCGGGTCAGTCGACGGGGCTCCACCGTCGGCTGTCCGTCAGTACATCGAGCAGCAGAATCGTCCGCTCTAG
- a CDS encoding SRPBCC family protein: protein MTSRSVVVERRIAAPVDRVWDALTDVEGSQRVLSGVERIEKLTEGPFGVGTRWRETRRMFGKEATEEMWVTASEPTERFVVEADSHGTHYVSEFALRPDGPETTTVRMTFSGSTPGGVAGLLAKVLGPLGERAVAKAVAKDLADVAAAVEARSD, encoded by the coding sequence ATGACAAGCAGAAGTGTCGTCGTCGAGCGGCGCATCGCCGCGCCCGTGGACCGCGTCTGGGACGCGCTGACCGACGTCGAGGGCTCCCAGCGGGTGCTCAGCGGCGTGGAGCGCATCGAGAAGCTCACGGAGGGCCCCTTCGGTGTCGGCACCCGCTGGCGCGAGACCCGGCGGATGTTCGGCAAGGAGGCCACCGAGGAGATGTGGGTGACGGCCAGTGAGCCGACCGAGCGCTTCGTCGTCGAGGCCGACAGCCACGGCACGCACTATGTGTCGGAGTTCGCGCTGCGTCCCGACGGCCCGGAGACGACGACGGTCCGGATGACGTTCTCCGGCAGCACACCCGGAGGCGTCGCGGGGCTGCTCGCCAAGGTGCTCGGCCCGCTGGGCGAGCGGGCCGTGGCCAAGGCCGTCGCGAAGGACCTCGCGGACGTCGCGGCCGCGGTGGAGGCGCGCAGCGACTGA
- a CDS encoding MurR/RpiR family transcriptional regulator, translating to MNDTSPAARLQQLFEGHRLTPTQRRIAHCMVRRAADVPFLSSVELAELAGVSQPSVTRFAVALGFDGYPALRRHLREVAPAEPAEEQQEFTEYQQAVHAEIENLRHLAELLADPGPVQRAARLLAASRPLPVLGLRAASSQARGFSYFAAKVHPDVRLLDEGGSMLADRVDAARRAGATALLCFALPRHPREVVEALAYARGSGLTVVTVADSAFAPVAAHSDVLIPAAVGTGLAFDTACAPMLLGRVLLEAMCDDLPDAQARLEEFDVRSAERGLFAD from the coding sequence ATGAACGACACCAGCCCTGCCGCACGGCTGCAGCAGCTCTTCGAGGGCCACCGCCTCACCCCCACCCAGCGCCGCATCGCCCACTGCATGGTGCGCAGGGCGGCCGATGTGCCGTTCCTGTCCAGCGTCGAGCTGGCCGAGCTCGCCGGAGTCAGCCAGCCGTCCGTCACGCGCTTCGCCGTCGCGCTCGGCTTCGACGGCTATCCGGCGCTGCGCAGGCATCTGCGCGAGGTGGCACCGGCCGAACCGGCTGAGGAACAGCAGGAGTTCACCGAGTATCAGCAGGCCGTCCACGCCGAGATCGAGAACCTGCGCCATCTCGCCGAACTGCTCGCCGACCCGGGCCCCGTGCAGCGGGCGGCCCGGTTGCTCGCCGCCTCCCGTCCGCTGCCGGTCCTCGGGCTGCGCGCCGCCTCCTCGCAGGCCCGCGGCTTCTCGTACTTCGCGGCCAAGGTCCACCCGGACGTCCGGCTGCTCGACGAGGGGGGCTCGATGCTGGCCGACCGGGTCGACGCGGCACGGCGGGCCGGCGCGACCGCGCTGCTCTGCTTCGCCCTGCCCCGCCACCCCAGGGAGGTGGTGGAGGCGCTCGCGTACGCGCGGGGGTCCGGCCTGACCGTCGTCACGGTCGCGGACTCGGCGTTCGCGCCCGTCGCCGCCCACAGCGATGTGCTGATCCCGGCCGCCGTCGGCACCGGCCTGGCCTTCGACACGGCATGCGCGCCGATGCTGCTGGGCCGGGTGCTGCTGGAGGCGATGTGCGACGACCTGCCGGACGCGCAGGCGCGGCTGGAGGAGTTCGACGTCCGATCCGCGGAGCGCGGACTCTTCGCCGACTGA
- a CDS encoding APC family permease produces MATSTSTGPQEHEGSLKRAIGPKLMILFVIGDILGTGIYATTGKVAGKIGGALWLPFLIGFVVALLTAASYVELVGKYPKAAGAALYTQKAFRLPFLTFVIAFMVMCSGLSSASAAARAFSGDYFQEFTDAIPPTAIAIAFILGLAAIALRGVAESVKTNMVLTLVELSGLAVVLGIGAWAVLSGGGEPSRLGEFHSSGTGYALLTSVLGATALGFFAFVGFEDSVNMAEETKDPVRTFPRAIFIGVGVTGTIYVLVALVSSLLVDYRVLAESDGPLLEVVKAGGVDFPPRLFAAIALFAVTNSALINIMMASRLCYGLANEKVLPRGMARVLPHRRTPVTGIVFVTLIAIVLVSTGEIEGLGDTTAFLLLCVFAVVNVAVLVLRKDRVEHAHFRTPTVLPVLGAITSVVLASPLSERGSDVYIRAGVLIAVGIVLWVVNKLWMRLRHEETAAWGSTD; encoded by the coding sequence ATGGCCACATCCACGTCCACGGGACCGCAGGAGCACGAGGGGTCGCTGAAACGGGCCATCGGCCCGAAGCTGATGATCCTCTTCGTCATCGGCGACATCCTCGGCACCGGCATCTACGCCACGACCGGGAAGGTCGCGGGGAAGATCGGCGGGGCGCTCTGGCTGCCGTTCCTGATCGGCTTCGTCGTGGCCCTGCTGACGGCGGCGTCGTACGTCGAACTCGTGGGCAAGTACCCGAAGGCGGCGGGGGCCGCGCTCTACACCCAGAAGGCGTTCCGGCTCCCCTTCCTGACCTTCGTCATCGCCTTCATGGTCATGTGCTCGGGCCTGTCGTCGGCGAGCGCCGCCGCCCGCGCGTTCAGCGGTGACTACTTCCAGGAGTTCACCGACGCGATCCCGCCGACCGCGATCGCGATCGCCTTCATCCTCGGCCTCGCCGCGATCGCCCTGCGGGGTGTCGCGGAGTCGGTGAAGACGAACATGGTGCTGACGCTGGTCGAACTGTCCGGTCTGGCCGTGGTCCTGGGGATCGGCGCCTGGGCCGTGCTGAGCGGCGGCGGGGAGCCGTCCAGGCTGGGCGAGTTCCACTCGAGCGGCACCGGCTACGCCCTGCTGACGAGCGTGCTCGGCGCCACGGCACTGGGATTCTTCGCCTTCGTCGGTTTCGAGGACTCCGTCAACATGGCGGAGGAGACGAAGGACCCGGTCCGCACGTTCCCCCGCGCCATCTTCATCGGTGTCGGGGTGACCGGCACGATCTACGTCCTCGTGGCGCTGGTGTCGTCGCTGCTGGTGGACTACCGGGTGCTCGCGGAGTCGGACGGCCCGCTGCTGGAGGTGGTGAAGGCCGGCGGGGTCGACTTCCCGCCGAGGCTGTTCGCGGCCATCGCGCTCTTCGCGGTCACCAACTCCGCGCTGATCAACATCATGATGGCCTCGCGGCTCTGCTACGGCCTCGCCAACGAGAAGGTGCTGCCGCGCGGCATGGCCCGGGTGCTCCCCCACCGCCGCACCCCCGTCACCGGCATCGTCTTCGTCACCCTGATCGCCATCGTCCTCGTCTCGACCGGTGAGATCGAAGGACTCGGCGACACCACCGCGTTCCTTCTGCTGTGCGTCTTCGCGGTGGTCAACGTGGCGGTGCTGGTGCTGCGCAAGGACCGCGTCGAGCACGCCCACTTCCGTACCCCGACGGTCCTTCCGGTGCTGGGCGCGATCACCTCGGTCGTCCTGGCCAGCCCGCTCTCGGAGCGCGGTTCGGACGTGTACATCCGGGCCGGGGTGCTGATCGCCGTCGGCATCGTGCTGTGGGTCGTGAACAAGCTGTGGATGAGGCTGCGGCACGAGGAGACGGCGGCGTGGGGCTCCACGGACTGA